A window from Acidithiobacillus sp. encodes these proteins:
- a CDS encoding glycosyltransferase family 9 protein produces the protein MNVEAPNILIYRLGSLGDTIVALPALRLIERAFPHAQRWMLTNFSVNAKAAPMAQILDGTGLVHNYLEYPVGLRNLRGILHLRQSIRKLRPIALVYLAEPRGLIKALRDAAFFRTCGIQRLIGVPYTQRFQRPLRVDGQHYEYEGARLLRCLHTLGNFRVNEDTFQLELSNSEHEKSLMVFSSQNIGTHALAVSIGTKFNVNDWGDENWKALLAFLSRRLPNWTLLTLGANDERIRSAELMTYWRGPSINLCGQLSVRESATVLQKSRFFIGHDSGPMHLAAAVGTPCVAIFSSRNLPGIWFPFGKQHRVLYQPMPCQGCNLEVCEKYDKACIKSIRVRDVMDAVAGILGFDTLCAD, from the coding sequence ATGAACGTTGAGGCGCCTAATATCCTAATCTATCGTCTCGGATCACTTGGCGATACTATCGTCGCCCTGCCGGCCTTGCGCTTGATTGAGCGCGCCTTCCCGCATGCTCAACGTTGGATGCTAACTAACTTTAGCGTGAACGCAAAGGCAGCCCCCATGGCGCAGATACTTGATGGTACTGGGTTGGTGCATAATTACCTTGAGTATCCCGTTGGCTTGCGTAACCTGCGCGGCATATTGCATCTACGCCAAAGCATTCGCAAACTACGGCCTATCGCTTTAGTCTATTTAGCTGAACCGCGAGGTCTTATAAAAGCACTGCGTGACGCTGCATTTTTTCGAACTTGTGGCATTCAACGGTTGATCGGTGTTCCATACACCCAAAGATTCCAGCGCCCGCTTCGAGTCGATGGACAACATTACGAGTATGAAGGCGCACGATTGTTGCGGTGCTTGCACACACTGGGTAATTTCCGAGTGAATGAAGATACTTTTCAGCTCGAATTATCTAATTCTGAGCACGAAAAATCTTTAATGGTCTTTTCTTCACAGAATATAGGTACGCATGCATTGGCCGTAAGTATTGGGACCAAGTTCAACGTGAATGACTGGGGTGACGAAAATTGGAAGGCATTGTTAGCGTTTCTTAGTAGGCGTCTACCGAATTGGACTCTTCTCACGTTGGGTGCGAACGATGAGCGCATCCGCAGTGCGGAACTAATGACTTATTGGCGTGGTCCGTCAATTAATCTGTGCGGCCAATTAAGCGTTAGAGAATCTGCAACAGTGCTCCAGAAATCTCGTTTTTTCATCGGACACGATAGCGGACCCATGCACCTTGCTGCCGCTGTGGGTACACCCTGCGTCGCCATCTTCAGCTCTAGAAATCTACCGGGCATATGGTTTCCCTTTGGTAAGCAACACCGCGTGTTGTATCAACCAATGCCGTGCCAGGGATGTAACCTGGAAGTCTGTGAAAAATACGATAAAGCATGTATTAAATCAATCAGGGTGAGAGATGTTATGGACGCCGTTGCCGGAATTTTGGGATTCGATACGTTATGTGCGGATTAG
- the asnB gene encoding asparagine synthase (glutamine-hydrolyzing), whose translation MLLRIREAMRVRGPDDAGLWVDDAAGVGLAHRRLSIVDLSERGAQPMASPDQRLHVVFNGEIYNHKELRAWCEARGARYVSDSDTETLLHLYDLLGADFVNRLRGMFAFALWDGKTQQLLLARDPFGIKPLYYVDDGQQLLFASQVKALMAGGVTNILSSAGLVSFCLWGYVTDPHTIYRDIHALPAGHQMFWRRGQAAIIRSYCDPLEVLRTGARQDLQVADLHAALADSMRHHLIADVPVGLFLSGGIDSSALLSLATECADPASLQTVTLGFQEYTGQEQDEVPQARATAQRVGVNHRVVQYGRQDFIEERTRLFAAMDQPTIDGVNTYFVSKATVAGGLKVALSGVGGDEVFGGYPSFRDVPRLVHRLHGFPSGWGKWVRHVLSPTLSRRTSPKYAGVLEYGGTISGAYLLRRALFMPWEIPALLGDEIASEGLGSLDVMGNLNRVIHGIASPHDQVMALELAVYLKNCLLRDADWAGMAHSLEIRTPLVDAQLFKQLIVLRSAHEGKPWTKKDFGQAPRRPLPNDLLIRPKTGFAVPVRDWLCNDVQGRHGHAPMLRGHRAWAVNILDSFGGTCPNWKIEGKTT comes from the coding sequence ATGCTGCTGCGAATCCGCGAAGCCATGCGCGTGCGCGGCCCCGACGATGCTGGCTTATGGGTGGATGATGCTGCGGGCGTAGGCTTAGCCCATCGCCGATTGTCCATCGTCGACCTGAGCGAACGGGGCGCACAGCCAATGGCATCACCTGACCAGCGGCTGCATGTGGTTTTTAATGGTGAAATCTACAACCATAAGGAACTGCGCGCATGGTGTGAGGCGCGAGGCGCGCGCTATGTGAGCGACAGTGATACGGAAACCTTGTTGCATCTGTATGACCTGCTCGGGGCGGACTTTGTTAACCGCTTGCGGGGGATGTTTGCTTTTGCGCTCTGGGATGGCAAAACGCAGCAGTTGTTACTGGCGCGCGATCCCTTTGGGATAAAGCCGTTGTATTACGTCGATGATGGGCAGCAATTGCTTTTTGCTTCTCAAGTGAAAGCACTGATGGCCGGAGGCGTCACCAATATACTCTCCTCTGCGGGTCTGGTCTCATTTTGTCTTTGGGGGTATGTCACCGATCCGCATACCATTTATCGTGATATCCATGCCCTACCCGCTGGACACCAGATGTTCTGGAGGCGAGGTCAAGCGGCGATTATCCGTTCGTATTGTGATCCGCTGGAGGTTTTGCGTACCGGTGCGCGCCAGGATCTGCAAGTAGCCGATCTACATGCAGCACTTGCGGACAGTATGCGTCATCATTTGATCGCGGATGTTCCGGTGGGTTTATTTCTCTCGGGGGGGATCGACTCCAGTGCATTGCTTTCGTTGGCAACTGAGTGCGCCGATCCTGCATCCCTGCAGACTGTAACACTGGGATTTCAGGAATATACAGGGCAAGAGCAGGATGAGGTACCACAGGCACGTGCAACAGCGCAGCGTGTCGGAGTGAATCATCGTGTGGTGCAATATGGTCGTCAGGACTTTATTGAAGAACGTACACGACTGTTTGCAGCCATGGATCAACCGACTATCGACGGCGTGAACACCTATTTTGTAAGCAAAGCGACCGTGGCGGGCGGGCTAAAAGTGGCGCTTTCCGGCGTGGGTGGAGACGAAGTGTTTGGTGGTTACCCTTCCTTTCGCGATGTACCGCGCCTAGTCCATCGACTTCACGGTTTTCCATCGGGTTGGGGGAAATGGGTGCGTCATGTACTTTCGCCTACCCTATCGCGCAGGACTTCACCCAAATATGCGGGGGTGCTGGAATACGGAGGTACGATCAGCGGTGCTTATCTATTGCGGCGGGCCTTGTTTATGCCTTGGGAGATCCCAGCGCTTCTGGGTGACGAGATCGCAAGTGAAGGGCTGGGATCATTGGATGTAATGGGAAACCTGAACCGGGTTATCCACGGAATCGCATCGCCCCATGATCAGGTCATGGCGCTGGAGTTGGCCGTTTATTTAAAAAACTGTCTGTTGCGGGATGCAGACTGGGCCGGGATGGCACACAGCCTGGAAATACGTACTCCGCTAGTCGATGCTCAACTCTTTAAACAACTCATTGTTCTTCGATCCGCCCACGAGGGCAAGCCTTGGACCAAAAAGGACTTTGGTCAGGCACCGCGCAGGCCTCTACCGAACGACCTGCTCATACGGCCCAAGACAGGTTTTGCTGTTCCTGTGCGAGATTGGTTATGCAATGACGTTCAGGGGCGCCATGGGCACGCTCCAATGCTACGGGGCCATCGAGCCTGGGCGGTAAACATACTGGATTCATTTGGTGGTACATGCCCAAACTGGAAAATCGAGGGTAAAACCACATGA
- a CDS encoding glycosyltransferase: MKILHVLESFSPRYGGPVSVASALACAEADAGHEVTVCTTNVDYPSGILRAAGQGTICNDRVQLFCFPVQFRPLTVSWNFRKFIKIRLREFDVVHIHGLYRFPPTYAAYQARKQNVPYIIRPHGALDPYLYTKSSRSVWLKRLYERWFDLPNLHGAGAIHYTAEDERQRAAFLGLRAPSFVVPNGINWGRYAQLPTRGAFRSALGLGDAPLVLFLGRLHPKKGLDLLVPAFETIRRRIVGAQLAIVGPENDRFGQQVRAWVADRGLTEAVHFVGHLDGADVIQAYVDADVFVLPSYTENFGMTVVEAMACALPVVISDQVNIYAEVAQSGAGLVTRCEADEVAEAVIALLVDPERRGVIGRAGREAAQTRYTWPNIVDALSREYESVIRQNKTRYSDL, encoded by the coding sequence ATGAAGATTCTCCACGTGCTAGAGTCTTTCTCGCCCCGATATGGCGGCCCCGTATCGGTGGCGAGCGCATTGGCTTGCGCGGAGGCCGATGCAGGTCATGAAGTGACGGTATGCACCACCAATGTGGACTATCCATCCGGGATATTACGCGCGGCTGGTCAAGGCACCATCTGCAATGATCGAGTGCAACTCTTTTGCTTCCCTGTTCAATTCAGGCCCCTTACAGTGTCGTGGAACTTCAGAAAATTTATCAAAATCCGTCTTAGAGAGTTCGACGTTGTCCATATCCACGGCTTATATCGCTTCCCACCGACCTATGCCGCTTATCAGGCGCGCAAGCAGAATGTACCGTATATAATACGCCCACACGGGGCGTTGGATCCTTATCTCTATACGAAAAGTTCACGCAGCGTATGGCTGAAGCGTCTGTATGAACGCTGGTTCGATCTCCCCAACCTGCATGGGGCCGGAGCTATTCACTATACAGCGGAGGATGAACGGCAGCGGGCGGCATTTCTGGGGTTGCGCGCGCCGTCATTCGTGGTGCCGAACGGCATCAATTGGGGCCGGTATGCGCAATTACCCACCAGGGGGGCTTTCCGCTCGGCGCTGGGGCTGGGTGACGCCCCGCTGGTGTTGTTTCTGGGTCGGTTGCACCCCAAGAAGGGGCTTGATCTGCTGGTCCCGGCCTTTGAAACGATCCGGCGGCGGATCGTCGGTGCGCAGCTTGCCATCGTCGGCCCGGAAAATGACCGCTTCGGGCAACAGGTGCGCGCCTGGGTGGCCGATCGCGGCCTGACGGAAGCAGTGCATTTCGTCGGGCATCTGGATGGGGCGGATGTGATTCAGGCCTATGTGGACGCCGATGTTTTCGTATTGCCGTCTTATACGGAGAACTTTGGCATGACCGTGGTAGAGGCCATGGCCTGCGCTTTGCCGGTGGTGATCTCGGATCAGGTAAATATTTATGCAGAGGTAGCCCAGTCGGGGGCGGGTCTGGTGACGCGCTGCGAAGCCGATGAGGTTGCGGAGGCGGTGATCGCGCTATTGGTGGACCCGGAGCGGAGGGGCGTCATCGGGCGGGCCGGGCGAGAGGCGGCTCAGACACGCTATACTTGGCCTAATATTGTGGACGCGCTTTCACGAGAATATGAGTCAGTGATTCGACAAAACAAGACTCGCTATTCTGATCTATAA
- a CDS encoding FkbM family methyltransferase, with protein sequence MAMLQRLQPAMVVDIGANRGQFTLATRHACPAARVLAFEPLPQPAKIFRKLFADNDNVRLFSVAVGLEPGEATIHVSARDDSSSLLPITATQNALFPGTAEAGTQTVRVMRLEDCLGSVELRGPALLKLDVQGFELTALQGCGSLLHAFSWVYAECSFVELYEGQALADEVIAWLRERGLSLCGVFNMAYDKWGKAIQADFLFERASDRPITA encoded by the coding sequence GTGGCCATGCTGCAGCGCCTGCAACCGGCGATGGTGGTGGATATTGGTGCCAACCGGGGACAATTTACGCTGGCCACGCGGCATGCTTGCCCTGCTGCACGGGTGCTGGCGTTCGAACCGTTGCCCCAACCGGCAAAAATTTTTCGGAAGCTGTTTGCCGACAACGACAACGTGCGTCTGTTCTCAGTGGCGGTGGGATTGGAGCCGGGCGAAGCCACCATTCACGTTTCGGCACGCGATGACTCCTCATCGTTATTGCCCATTACGGCCACGCAGAATGCGCTATTTCCCGGCACGGCTGAAGCGGGTACCCAAACCGTTCGCGTCATGCGCCTGGAAGACTGCCTTGGCTCAGTCGAGTTGCGTGGCCCTGCGTTGCTGAAGCTGGATGTGCAGGGTTTTGAACTCACGGCCCTGCAGGGCTGCGGGTCGTTGCTGCACGCGTTTTCCTGGGTTTATGCGGAGTGTTCGTTCGTCGAGCTGTATGAGGGGCAGGCTCTGGCGGATGAGGTGATTGCCTGGCTGCGCGAACGCGGGCTCTCCCTTTGCGGCGTGTTCAACATGGCCTACGACAAATGGGGCAAAGCGATTCAGGCGGATTTTTTGTTCGAGCGTGCGTCCGACAGGCCAATAACAGCATGA
- a CDS encoding WcaI family glycosyltransferase translates to MKFLIYGLNYAPEPTGTGKYTGEMTEWLAAQGHAVEVVCGLPHYPQWQVAAGYDGFRFHSETLAGVQVHRARHYVPAADRLRTRTRILLETSFTWGAARFWLPRFFLRQKPGVVIAVMPPMQIGIWPLLYSWIRGVPWVLHVQDLQLDAALRLGMLPGGMLGQALYRIEAFLLHHATRVSTISEAMRQRVIEKGVPPERAWLFPNWADIEAVRPGPRANDFRKEFGVDPETVLILYAGGMGEKQGLEVVLEAARRCADEPRLQFLMVGAGGARTRLERQAAAMGLRNLRFAPVQPVERLAEMLAAGDIHLVVQRRDAADLVMPSKLTNILAAGRPCVATADAGTALAEIVAGHTTGLVTPPGDSEALTAAILTLAADQTLRAQCSNHARHYAETHLDRDAILSRFEQQILALIAHRQGMTCSEKG, encoded by the coding sequence ATGAAGTTTTTGATCTACGGCCTCAACTACGCCCCTGAGCCCACCGGCACAGGCAAATACACCGGCGAAATGACGGAATGGCTGGCCGCGCAGGGACATGCGGTAGAGGTGGTCTGCGGCTTACCCCATTATCCGCAGTGGCAGGTGGCGGCGGGTTATGACGGATTCCGCTTCCATAGCGAGACGCTGGCGGGCGTGCAGGTGCATCGCGCCCGGCATTATGTACCGGCAGCGGACCGTCTGAGAACACGAACGCGCATTCTTCTGGAGACGAGCTTTACCTGGGGCGCGGCGAGGTTCTGGCTACCGCGTTTTTTTTTGCGCCAAAAGCCGGGGGTGGTGATCGCCGTAATGCCGCCGATGCAAATCGGAATATGGCCGCTTCTGTATAGCTGGATCAGAGGCGTGCCATGGGTGCTGCATGTCCAGGACTTGCAACTTGATGCCGCGCTGCGCCTGGGCATGTTACCGGGCGGCATGCTGGGGCAGGCACTGTATCGTATAGAAGCCTTTCTGCTGCACCATGCCACGCGGGTGTCTACCATTTCCGAGGCGATGCGCCAACGCGTGATCGAGAAGGGTGTACCGCCGGAACGCGCCTGGCTGTTCCCGAACTGGGCGGACATCGAGGCAGTGCGACCGGGCCCGCGCGCGAACGATTTTCGTAAAGAGTTCGGCGTGGACCCGGAGACCGTGCTGATCCTTTATGCCGGAGGTATGGGGGAGAAGCAGGGGCTGGAGGTGGTACTGGAGGCGGCGCGGCGGTGTGCCGACGAGCCGCGCCTGCAATTCCTGATGGTGGGCGCCGGCGGAGCGCGAACCCGTCTGGAACGGCAGGCGGCGGCGATGGGTCTGCGGAATCTGCGCTTTGCGCCGGTGCAGCCGGTGGAACGGCTAGCGGAGATGCTCGCTGCCGGTGACATCCATTTGGTGGTGCAACGACGGGACGCGGCGGATCTGGTCATGCCGTCCAAACTCACCAACATTCTGGCCGCCGGTCGGCCCTGTGTAGCCACTGCGGACGCAGGCACCGCATTGGCAGAGATCGTGGCGGGGCACACGACGGGCCTGGTTACGCCGCCCGGTGATTCAGAAGCGCTGACAGCAGCCATTTTGACGCTGGCGGCGGATCAGACGTTGCGCGCTCAATGCAGCAACCATGCCAGACACTACGCGGAAACCCATCTCGACCGTGACGCTATCTTGTCCCGATTCGAGCAACAAATCTTGGCGCTGATTGCGCATCGGCAGGGTATGACATGTTCAGAAAAGGGATGA
- the gmd gene encoding GDP-mannose 4,6-dehydratase: MTKMNKCALITGITGQDGTYLAELLLNKGYEVHGIKRRASSFNTSRLDHLYQDPHIENQRLFLYYGDLTDSTNLIRIIQQVQPDEIYNLGAQSHVAVSFESPEYAANSDAMGTLRVLEAIRILGLQDKTRFYQASTSELYGKVQQVPQTEATPFYPRSPYAVAKLYAYWITVNYREAYGLYACNGILFNHESPLRGETFVTRKITRALARIYEGLESCLYLGNLSALRDWGHARDYVEMQWLMLQQDAPEDFVIATGEQHSVREFVDCAAAELGMRLDWRGVGMNETAVVAKASNRCAVKPGAVIVRVDQRYFRPTEVETLLGDPAKARDRLGWTPQTSFANLVREMVHADLEEVRRYRLVKDAGHHVYDHHE; the protein is encoded by the coding sequence ATGACTAAAATGAACAAATGCGCCTTGATTACCGGCATCACCGGCCAGGACGGTACCTATCTGGCGGAGCTTCTGCTGAACAAAGGCTACGAGGTGCATGGCATCAAGCGGCGGGCGTCTTCGTTCAATACGAGTCGCCTGGATCACCTCTATCAGGACCCACATATTGAAAACCAGCGACTTTTTCTGTATTACGGCGACCTGACCGATTCCACCAACCTGATCCGCATCATCCAGCAGGTACAGCCGGATGAGATCTACAATCTCGGCGCACAGAGTCATGTGGCGGTGTCGTTCGAGAGCCCGGAGTACGCCGCCAACAGCGACGCCATGGGTACGCTGCGGGTGCTGGAGGCGATCCGCATCCTCGGGCTGCAGGACAAGACCCGGTTCTATCAGGCTTCGACTTCGGAGTTGTACGGCAAGGTGCAGCAAGTACCGCAGACGGAAGCCACGCCTTTTTATCCGCGTTCACCTTACGCGGTGGCTAAGCTGTACGCCTATTGGATTACGGTGAATTACCGTGAGGCCTACGGGCTGTACGCCTGCAACGGTATTTTGTTTAATCACGAGTCGCCCCTCCGCGGCGAGACCTTTGTGACGCGCAAGATCACCCGTGCGTTGGCCCGCATTTACGAGGGACTGGAATCGTGCCTGTATCTCGGCAATCTGAGTGCGCTACGCGATTGGGGGCATGCGCGCGATTATGTGGAGATGCAATGGCTGATGCTGCAACAGGATGCACCGGAGGACTTCGTGATTGCTACCGGCGAGCAGCATTCGGTGCGTGAGTTTGTGGATTGTGCGGCGGCGGAGCTGGGCATGCGGCTGGATTGGCGTGGCGTGGGCATGAACGAAACGGCGGTGGTGGCGAAGGCGTCGAATAGGTGTGCGGTAAAGCCGGGCGCGGTGATTGTGCGCGTGGACCAGCGCTATTTCCGCCCGACGGAGGTGGAAACCCTGCTGGGCGACCCTGCCAAAGCGCGGGACCGGCTAGGCTGGACGCCGCAAACTTCGTTTGCCAACCTGGTTCGTGAAATGGTACATGCCGATCTGGAGGAGGTGCGGCGCTATCGGCTGGTGAAAGACGCGGGTCATCACGTTTATGACCATCATGAGTGA
- a CDS encoding GDP-L-fucose synthase has translation MSERAMVRDARIFVAGHHGLVGGAIMRRLQADGFDNLLLTSRAELDLTDQAAVNVWFEHERPAFVFLAAAKVGGIVANATYPADFIRDNLLIQSNVIDAAFRNGVRKLLFLGSSCIYPQMAPQPIREDDLLTGPLEPTNEWYAVAKIAGIKLCQAYRRQYGFDAINLMPTNLYGPGDNFDSQTSHVLPALIRKFHEAQTVQAPEVAVWGTGTPRREFLHVDDLAGAATFLMQHYSDEHIINVGVGEDVCITELATLIADVVGYRGRIMYDRSKPDGTPRKLLDVTRLHDLGWQARIPLRDGVAATYRWYVDQLAR, from the coding sequence ATGAGTGAGAGGGCTATGGTACGCGATGCCCGGATTTTTGTGGCGGGCCATCACGGATTGGTCGGCGGGGCGATTATGCGCCGTTTGCAAGCCGACGGCTTTGATAATTTGCTGCTGACTTCGCGCGCCGAACTGGATTTGACCGATCAGGCGGCAGTGAATGTGTGGTTCGAGCATGAACGGCCCGCGTTCGTGTTTCTCGCTGCGGCCAAAGTTGGAGGAATTGTTGCCAACGCCACTTACCCGGCCGATTTCATCCGCGACAATTTGCTGATCCAGAGTAACGTGATCGATGCGGCATTTCGTAACGGCGTGCGCAAATTATTGTTTCTGGGTTCTTCGTGTATCTACCCACAGATGGCACCGCAGCCGATCCGTGAGGATGACCTGCTGACCGGGCCGCTGGAGCCGACCAACGAGTGGTATGCCGTGGCCAAGATCGCGGGAATCAAGCTGTGCCAAGCGTATCGGCGACAGTACGGCTTTGATGCGATCAATCTGATGCCGACCAATCTCTATGGGCCGGGTGATAACTTTGACTCGCAGACTTCACATGTGTTGCCGGCGCTGATCCGTAAGTTCCATGAGGCCCAAACGGTGCAAGCACCCGAAGTGGCGGTCTGGGGCACCGGTACGCCCCGGCGCGAGTTCCTGCATGTGGACGATCTGGCAGGCGCGGCGACGTTCCTGATGCAGCATTACAGCGACGAGCATATCATCAATGTGGGCGTTGGTGAGGATGTATGCATTACCGAACTGGCAACCCTGATAGCCGATGTCGTCGGGTACCGGGGCCGCATCATGTATGATCGCAGTAAGCCGGACGGCACACCCCGCAAGCTGCTGGACGTGACACGGTTGCATGATCTCGGGTGGCAGGCAAGGATTCCGCTGCGCGATGGCGTGGCGGCTACCTACCGTTGGTATGTGGATCAGTTAGCGCGATAA
- a CDS encoding mannose-1-phosphate guanylyltransferase/mannose-6-phosphate isomerase produces the protein MNPLIPVILSGGAGTRLWPLSRQSHPKPFLQLPDGETLLQKTLQRALALPEVTRFITVTNREYYFQTRDVYAQVAEVGEREAFYILEPVGRNTAPAIAAAALQAEAMVGPEATLLVLPADHLVQDQAAFAAAVVRAQRLAEAGYLVTFGITPAWPEPGYGYIEGGEALTKDGETLGFAVRRFVEKPDAATAAAFLAQGGYTWNSGMFCLRAEAFLSALASVQPQLDQDIRAAWAEGRCETDFRELAPAFAQVTDISVDYAVMEHADRVALVPGDFGWSDIGSWTSFGALLAEDGSGNQVLGESVLEDAQNCIVHSTDRLTALLGVEELIVVDTPDALLIARKDRDQDVKQIVAELKRRGHQAYKLHRTVHRPWGTYTVLEEGARFKIKRILVKRGAALSLQMHHHRSEHWIVVSGTAKIVNGDEDRLVHTNESTYIPAGIPHRLLNPGVIDLVMIEVQSGEYLGEDDIVRFDDRYGRVAS, from the coding sequence ATGAACCCACTGATCCCCGTCATCCTCTCCGGCGGCGCCGGCACGCGGCTCTGGCCCTTGTCGCGCCAGAGTCATCCCAAACCCTTTCTGCAACTGCCCGACGGCGAAACGCTGTTGCAAAAGACCCTGCAAAGGGCGCTGGCCCTGCCGGAGGTGACCCGTTTCATCACCGTCACCAACCGGGAGTATTACTTCCAGACCCGTGATGTCTATGCACAGGTAGCCGAGGTAGGAGAACGGGAGGCTTTTTATATCCTGGAACCGGTGGGCCGCAACACGGCACCGGCCATCGCCGCCGCCGCCCTGCAGGCGGAAGCGATGGTCGGGCCGGAAGCCACCCTGCTGGTGCTCCCCGCCGATCATCTGGTGCAGGATCAGGCCGCCTTTGCCGCCGCCGTCGTCCGGGCGCAGCGTCTGGCCGAAGCAGGGTATCTGGTGACCTTCGGCATCACGCCCGCCTGGCCGGAACCCGGTTATGGCTACATCGAAGGTGGGGAAGCCCTGACCAAGGATGGCGAAACGCTGGGGTTCGCCGTGCGCCGCTTTGTCGAAAAGCCCGATGCCGCCACCGCCGCCGCGTTTCTGGCCCAGGGCGGTTACACCTGGAACAGTGGTATGTTTTGTTTGCGCGCGGAGGCGTTCTTGTCCGCCCTGGCGAGCGTTCAGCCGCAACTCGATCAGGACATCCGCGCCGCCTGGGCCGAAGGGCGCTGCGAGACAGATTTCCGGGAACTAGCACCGGCCTTCGCGCAGGTGACGGACATCTCCGTGGATTATGCCGTCATGGAACACGCCGACCGGGTGGCGCTGGTGCCGGGCGATTTCGGCTGGAGCGACATCGGCTCGTGGACCTCTTTCGGCGCTTTGCTCGCCGAGGATGGTAGCGGCAACCAGGTGCTGGGGGAGAGCGTACTGGAAGATGCGCAGAACTGTATCGTCCATAGCACGGACCGTCTGACCGCCCTGCTGGGCGTGGAGGAACTGATCGTGGTGGATACTCCCGATGCGCTCCTCATCGCCCGCAAGGACCGCGATCAGGACGTGAAGCAGATCGTGGCCGAACTCAAGCGGCGCGGCCACCAGGCTTACAAGCTGCACCGCACCGTCCACCGGCCTTGGGGCACTTACACGGTGCTGGAGGAAGGCGCCCGCTTCAAGATCAAGCGCATTCTGGTCAAGCGGGGGGCGGCACTCTCCTTGCAGATGCACCACCACCGCAGCGAGCACTGGATCGTGGTGTCGGGCACCGCCAAGATCGTCAACGGCGACGAGGATCGTCTGGTCCACACCAACGAGTCCACCTATATCCCCGCCGGCATCCCCCACCGCCTCCTCAACCCCGGCGTGATCGACCTGGTCATGATCGAGGTGCAAAGTGGCGAGTACCTGGGCGAGGACGACATCGTGCGCTTCGATGACCGCTACGGGCGGGTTGCTTCGTAA
- a CDS encoding type II toxin-antitoxin system VapC family toxin — MNWVIDASVALKWFLRFRADEDHVPQAIALLEQTLSGVAESVQPPHFYAEMAAVLAREKPDTAEEDMEDLLRLDFRAAEGPELYTLAIDLSRRYGPHLFDTLYHALALLLPEAVLVTADRRYFDKAQKEGCIILLEDFLRT; from the coding sequence GTGAACTGGGTCATTGATGCCAGTGTCGCACTGAAGTGGTTTTTGCGTTTTCGGGCTGACGAAGACCACGTCCCTCAGGCCATAGCCTTATTGGAGCAAACGCTGTCAGGTGTTGCGGAGAGCGTCCAACCGCCGCATTTTTATGCGGAAATGGCCGCAGTGCTGGCGCGTGAAAAACCCGATACTGCCGAGGAGGATATGGAAGATCTGTTGCGGCTGGATTTCCGGGCGGCTGAAGGGCCGGAACTGTATACGCTGGCCATCGACCTTTCCCGGCGATACGGGCCTCATCTTTTTGATACCCTGTATCACGCGCTGGCTCTGCTTCTTCCCGAAGCTGTGCTGGTAACCGCCGACCGGCGGTATTTTGATAAGGCGCAAAAAGAAGGGTGCATTATTTTATTAGAGGATTTTCTGCGGACATGA